Proteins from a genomic interval of Dunckerocampus dactyliophorus isolate RoL2022-P2 chromosome 5, RoL_Ddac_1.1, whole genome shotgun sequence:
- the fem1b gene encoding protein fem-1 homolog B, translated as MESLAGYVYKAASEGRVLTLAALLLNHTEAETRFLLAYVTQLAGQRSTPLIIAARNGHDKVVRLLLDHYRVDTEQTGTVRFDGYVIDGATALWCAAGAGHFEAVRLLVSHGANVNHTTITNSTPLRAACFDGRLDIVRFLVEHDADISITNKYNNTCLMIAAYKGHADVVGFLLERGANPDAKAHCGATALHFAAEAGHLCIVAELVRRRAVMAVNGHGMTPLKVAAESCKADVVELLLAHANCEPQRRIEALELLGASFANDRENYDISKTYQYLHTAMEERYCDPHNVIAKEPLPPIEAYGGRRECQTLAELESIQTDRDALHMEGLMIRERILGSDSIDVSHPIIYRGAVYADNMEFEQCIKLWLHALCLRQRGNRNTHKDLLRFAQVFSQMLHLKERLGAAAVEQVLGCSTLEIRRSMARMDTAVESELPQAADNYESNVFTFLYLACIATKTPCGDEERVRINKHVYDVIQLDPRSREGASLLHLAISSSTPVDDFHTNDVCSFPNAQVTKLLLDCGAHVNAVDHEGNTPLHVIVQYNRPISDFLTLHAIIISLVEAGAHTDRTNKQKKTPLDKSTTGVSEILLKTQMKMSLKCLAARAVRRHRITYRNQIPKSLEEFVEFH; from the exons ATGGAGTCACTGGCCGGCTACGTGTACAAGGCAGCCAGTGAGGGTCGAGTCCTGACCCTGGCCGCGCTGCTGCTCAACCACACCGAGGCGGAGACGCGCTTCCTGCTGGCCTATGTGACCCAGCTGGCCGGCCAGAGGTCCACTCCGCTCATCATCGCCGCCCGCAACGGACACGACAAGGTAGTCCGGCTGCTCTTGGATCATTACAGAGTGGACACCGAGCAGACGGGAACCGTAAGGTTCGACGG CTATGTGATCGACGGGGCCACTGCGCTGTGGTGCGCAGCAGGGGCGGGGCACTTCGAGGCAGTGCGCCTGCTGGTGAGCCATGGTGCCAACGTCAACCACACCACCATCACCAACTCCACACCACTTCGGGCGGCCTGCTTTGACGGGCGCCTGGACATTGTGCGTTTCTTGGTGGAGCACGACGCCGACATCAGCATCACCAACAAGTACAACAACACCTGCCTCATGATCGCCGCCTACAAAGGCCACGCCGACGTAGTGGGCTTCCTGCTGGAGCGCGGAGCCAACCCCGATGCCAAGGCCCACTGCGGCGCCACCGCCCTGCACTTTGCCGCGGAGGCGGGCCATCTGTGCATCGTGGCGGAGCTGGTGAGGCGGCGGGCGGTCATGGCTGTCAACGGACACGGGATGACGCCACTGAAGGTGGCGGCGGAGAGCTGCAAGGCGGATGTGGTGGAGCTGCTGCTGGCGCATGCCAACTGTGAGCCGCAGCGGCGCATTGAAGCGCTGGAGCTGCTGGGCGCCTCCTTTGCCAATGACCGCGAGAACTACGACATTAGCAAGACGTACCAATACCTCCATACCGCCATGGAGGAGCGCTATTGCGACCCGCACAACGTCATCGCCAAGGAGCCACTTCCGCCCATTGAGGCTTATGGGGGGCGGCGCGAGTGCCAGACGCTGGCGGAGCTGGAGTCAATCCAAACAGACCGCGACGCTCTGCACATGGAGGGACTGATGATCCGTGAGCGCATACTGGGCTCGGACAGCATAGACGTGTCCCATCCCATCATCTACCGCGGTGCTGTCTACGCTGACAACATGGAGTTTGAGCAGTGCATCAAGCTGTGGCTGCACGCGCTGTGCCTCCGCCAGCGAGGGAACCGTAACACCCACAAGGACCTGCTGCGCTTCGCCCAAGTCTTCTCGCAGATGCTCCACCTGAAGGAGCGCCTGGGGGCAGCAGCAGTAGAGCAGGTGCTGGGCTGCAGCACGCTGGAGATCCGTCGCAGCATGGCACGCATGGATACTGCTGTGGAGAGCGAGCTGCCACAGGCGGCGGACAACTACGAGTCCAACGTATTCACCTTTCTCTACCTCGCCTGCATCGCCACCAAGACGCCGTGCGGCGACGAGGAGCGCGTACGCATCAACAAGCACGTGTACGACGTGATCCAGCTGGACCCACGTTCCCGCGAGGGCGCCTCACTGCTCCACCTAGCCATCAGCTCCAGCACACCTGTGGATGACTTCCACACCAACGACGTTTGCAGCTTCCCAAATGCGCAGGTCACCAAGTTGCTGCTGGACTGCGGCGCGCACGTCAACGCCGTCGACCATGAGGGCAACACGCCGCTGCACGTCATCGTGCAATACAACCGTCCCATCAGCGACTTCCTCACGCTGCACGCCATCATCATCAGCCTGGTGGAGGCGGGTGCGCACACTGACAGGACCAACAAGCAGAAGAAGACACCGCTGGACAAGAGCACCACGGGCGTGTCAGAGATCCTCCTTAAGACACAGATGAAGATGAGCCTTAAGTGCCTGGCGGCACGTGCTGTGCGACGCCACCGCATTACCTACCGGAACCAGATCCCCAAAAGCCTCGAGGAGTTTGTAGAGTTCCACTGA
- the ciao2a gene encoding cytosolic iron-sulfur assembly component 2A: MEEKALEVYDVIRSIRDPEKPNTLEELEVVTEQCVEVQELGEDEYLIIIKFSPTVPHCSLATLIGLCLQVKLQRCLPFKHKLEIYISEGTHSTEEDINKQINDKERVAAAMENPNLRDIVEQCVIEPDD, encoded by the exons ATGGAAGAGAAAGCGTTAGAAGTGTATG ATGTGATTCGATCCATTCGAGATCCAGAGAAGCCCAACACCCTTGAGGAGCTGGAGGTGGTGACAGAGCAATGTGTGGAGGTCCAGGAGCTCGGCGAGGACGAGTatctcatcatcatcaagttCTCCCCCACCGTCCCTCACTGCTCCCTAGCTACCCTCATTG GTTTGTGTTTACAAGTGAAGCTGCAGAGATGCTTGCCCTTCAAACACAAA CTGGAAATCTACATTAGTGAAGGAACCCACTCCACAGAGGAGGACA TCAACAAGCAGATCAACGACAAGGAACGAGTGGCGGCCGCCATGGAGAACCCCAACCTGAGGGACATCGTGGAGCAGTGTGTCATCGAGCCTGACGACTGA
- the rxfp3.3b gene encoding relaxin-3 receptor 1, with amino-acid sequence MEELWSVNASAHWNASEAGKERMSGADLPADGSPALRVLVSVVYSLVCAAGLIGNMLVLVLVKVRGGGGVGAGKRRATINLFIVNLAVTDLQFVLTLPFWAADTLLDFSWPFGHAMCKVVLSVTVMNMYASVFFLTAMSVTRYCSVASALPERAAGQGRACPALWAVGALWAAATLATAPTAIFSTVRRVAGERLCLLDFPEGEAWLALYHVQKILVAFVLPALVVCACYLLLLRLLRSRTFSAKQVRRRARITRSVTLVVVSFFVCWMPNHAITLWGVLVKFNVLHWDRAYYLAHTYVHPLSVCLAHTNSCLNPVLYCLMRPEFRARLKNIFWKVASPAAPRSATTVRTRPGDVVIPLNNVDTEHCRLSVLTDHCDPVLTLEPHGSDTGVEDLDTQMDVVMRNIEMFGQEVTHANKELHHT; translated from the coding sequence ATGGAAGAGCTGTGGAGCGTTAACGCGAGCGCGCATTGGAACGCTTCCGAGGCGGGCAAGGAACGCATGAGCGGCGCGGACTTGCCCGCGGACGGCTCGCCAGCGCTGCGCGTGCTCGTCTCGGTGGTGTACTCGCTGGTGTGTGCCGCCGGCCTGATAGGGAACATGCTGGTGCTCGTCCTCGTCAAGGTGCGCGGCGGCGGGGGCGTAGGTGCAGGTAAACGCCGCGCCACCATCAACCTGTTCATCGTCAACTTGGCGGTGACTGACCTTCAGTTCGTGCTAACTCTGCCCTTCTGGGCAGCGGACACACTGCTGGACTTCAGCTGGCCCTTTGGCCACGCTATGTGCAAGGTGGTGCTCAGCGTGACCGTCATGAACATGTACGCCAGCGTCTTCTTCCTCACCGCCATGAGTGTCACAAGATACTGTTCCGTGGCGTCCGCGCTGCCAGAGCGTGCAGCCGGGCAGGGGCGCGCCTGCCCCGCACTCTGGGCAGTGGGCGCATTGTGGGCGGCGGCCACCTTGGCCACAGCGCCCACCGCCATCTTCTCTACGGTGAGGCGGGTGGCAGGGGAGCGCCTGTGCCTGCTGGACTTCCCTGAAGGGGAGGCATGGCTCGCTCTCTACCATGTACAGAAGATCCTTGTGGCCTTCGTGCTCCCTGCGCTGGTGGTGTGCGCCTGCTACCTGTTGTTGCTACGCCTGCTCCGGTCACGCACTTTCAGTGCCAAGCAGGTGAGGCGGCGGGCACGCATCACCCGCTCGGTGACCCTTGTAGTCGTGTCCTTCTTTGTGTGCTGGATGCCAAACCACGCCATCACGTTGTGGGGGGTTCTGGTCAAGTTCAACGTGCTGCACTGGGACCGGGCCTACTACCTGGCACACACCTACGTGCACCCGCTCAGTGTGTGCCTAGCGCACACCAACAGCTGCCTCAACCCAGTTCTCTACTGCCTCATGCGCCCGGAGTTTCGCGCCAGGCTAAAGAACATATTCTGGAAGGTGGCATCCCCCGCTGCGCCCCGATCCGCCACCACTGTGCGCACGCGGCCTGGTGACGTTGTCATCCCGCTCAACAACGTGGACACAGAGCACTGTCGTCTGTCCGTCCTGACAGATCACTGTGACCCAGTCCTGACTCTAGAGCCACACGGCAGTGACACGGGAGTAGAAGATCTGGACACTCAAATGGATGTTGTAATGAGGAACATTGAAAtgtttggacaggaagtgacgcatGCTAACAAGGAACTACATCACACCTGA